In a single window of the Gossypium hirsutum isolate 1008001.06 chromosome A13, Gossypium_hirsutum_v2.1, whole genome shotgun sequence genome:
- the LOC107893505 gene encoding pyrrolidone-carboxylate peptidase 1: protein MGSEGPAAVTIHVTGFKKFHGVSENPTETIVSNLKEYTEKKGLPKGVILGSCSVLETAGQGALPQLYQTLQSALTGKDSESSCSGRIIWVHFGVNSGASRFAVERQAANEATFRCPDEMGWKPQKVPIIPADGGISRVRETSLPVEEITKALAKKGFEVMTSDDAGRFVCNYVYYHSLRFAEQNGIKSLFVHVPLFLTIDEETQMKFAASLLVVLASLCQ, encoded by the exons ATGGGGTCCGAAGGGCCAGCAGCAGTAACCATCCATGTGACTGGTTTTAAGAAATTCCATGGAGTTTCAGAGAATCCAACTGAAACAATTGTCAGTAATTTAAAAGAGTATACAGAAAAGAAAGGTTTGCCAAAAGGTGTTATTCTTGGCAGCTGTAGCGTTCTTGAGACTGCAGGTCAGGGAGCACTCCCTCAACTATACCAGACATTGCAATCTGCCTTAACCGGCAAGGATTCTGAATCTTCTTGTTCTGGGAGAATTATTTGG GTACATTTTGGAGTCAATAGTGGTGCAAGTAGATTTGCTGTTGAGCGTCAAGCTGCGAATGAAGCTACTTTCCGTTGCCCTGATGAGATGGGATGGAAACCTCAG AAAGTACCCATTATTCCTGCAGATGGTGGAATTTCACGTGTAAGAGAG ACTTCTCTTCCTGTTGAGGAGATTACAAAGGCCTTAGCAAAGAAGGGATTTGAGGTGATGACCTCCGATGATGCAGGACGGTTTGTGTGCAATTATGTTTACTATCACTCCCTTCGCTTTGCCGAACAGAATGGGATCAAATCTCTCTTTGTCCATGTCCCTCTCTTCTTGACCATAGATGAGGAGACCCAAATGAAATTTGCCGCTTCCTTGTTGGTGGTACTCGCTTCTCTATGTCAGTAA
- the LOC107893504 gene encoding polygalacturonase At1g48100-like: protein MPPDGPDSWPRNISKRQWLVFYRINGMSMQGGGLVDGKGENWWNLPCKPHKGVNGTTMSGPCDSPVAIRFFMSSNLTVKGLKIKNGPQFHFRFDACHGVRVESLTIKAPAQSPNTDGIHIENTNNVQIYNSIISNGDDCISIGAGCYDVDINNITCGPSHGISIGSLGINKSRACVSNISVSDSVIQHSNNGIRIKTWQGGSGCVSKVEFSNIHMEAVQNPIIIDQYYCLTKNCSNQTSAVVINDISYSNIKGSFDVRSPPMSFACSDSIPCTNLKLTQVELLPAAKGRTVANPFCWNAYGTVLKQTIPPIYCLMEETNATIDNTLLCG from the exons ATGCCACCTGATGGACCTGATTCTTGGCCAAGAAATATCAGCAAACGACAATGGCTAGTCTTCTATAGAATCAACGGGATGTCAATGCAAGGTGGTGGCCTTGTAGATGGCAAGGGAGAGAATTGGTGGAATCTTCCCTGCAAGCCTCACAAA GGAGTTAATGGAACAACAATGTCTGGCCCCTGTGATAGCCCTGTA GCTATAAGGTTTTTCATGAGCTCTAACTTGACAGTTAAAGGACTTAAAATCAAGAACGGTCCACAGTTCCATTTCCGGTTTGATGCCTGCCATGGCGTTCGTGTAGAATCGCTAACCATCAAAGCACCAGCCCAAAGTCCCAACACAGATGGAATTCACATTGAGAACACAAATAATGTGCAGATTTATAATTCCATCATATCCAACG GTGATGATTGTATATCAATTGGAGCTGGTTGCTATGATGTTGATATAAACAACATAACTTGTGGTCCAAGTCATGGAATAAG CATTGGTAGTCTCGGCATCAATAAATCACGTGCCTGCGTTTCAAACATCAGCGTTTCGGATTCGGTCATACAACATTCCAATAACGGCATTCGAATTAAAACCTGGCAAGGCGGCTCCGGTTGCGTGTCAAAAGTTGAATTCAGTAACATCCATATGGAAGCTGTTCAGAATCCGATTATCATAGACCAATACTACTGCCTCACCAAAAACTGCAGTAACCAAACGAGTGCAGTTGTTATTAATGACATTTCCTACAGTAATATTAAGGGTTCATTTGATGTTAGAAGTCCACCAATGAGTTTTGCTTGTAGTGACTCAATTCCATGCACAAACCTTAAACTGACACAAGTAGAGCTGCTACCTGCTGCCAAAGGTCGCACTGTGGCAAATCCCTTTTGCTGGAATGCTTATGGAACTGTCCTCAAACAAACTATTCCACCAATTTATTGCTTGATGGAGGAAACTAATGCCACAATTGATAACACACTATTATGTGGATAG
- the LOC121212554 gene encoding polygalacturonase At1g48100-like has translation MAKLTMPFHQVLQLLFFIFSCLFFVTIQSRHHYGHSEQEQFHIVSHVSLPPSLAPEAAVARPSYSVFNVLDFGAVGDRVTDDTQAFKLAWDMACQIKSAVLLVPDGYSFMLQSTIFAGPCKTVGLVFRVINVVIFGLD, from the coding sequence ATGGCTAAGCTCACCATGCCCTTTCATCAAGTTCTTCAATTGCTTTTCTTTATCTTTTCATGCCTGTTCTTCGTTACCATTCAAAGCAGACATCATTATGGCCACTCAGAACAGGAGCAATTCCACATTGTGTCTCATGTTTCTCTTCCTCCTTCACTTGCACCAGAAGCTGCTGTTGCTCGTCCAAGTTACAGTGTCTTCAATGTACTTGATTTTGGTGCTGTTGGGGATAGAGTCACTGATGATACTCAAGCATTTAAGTTGGCTTGGGACATGGCATGCCAAATTAAATCAGCTGTTCTTCTAGTTCCTGATGGCTATTCCTTTATGTTACAATCTACAATCTTTGCAGGACCTTGTAAGACTGTTGGCCTTGTGTTTCGGGTAATAAACGTTGTCATTTTCGGCTTAGATTGA
- the LOC107893502 gene encoding FACT complex subunit SPT16, which produces MADNRNRNVKPANGKPAAAANPYAINLDNFSKRLKMLYSHWNKHNTDLWGSSSALAIATPPVSEDLRYLKSSALNIWLVGYEFPETIMVFLKKQIHFLCSQKKASLLDVVKKSAREAIDVEVVIHVKAKGDDGTGLMDTIFRAIHSQASSGDHNVPIVGHISREAPEGKFLETWDEKLKSAKFELSDVTTGFSDLFAVKDETELTNVKKAAFLTSSVMRQFVVPKLEKAIDEERKVSHSTLMDDTEKTILEPGRIKVKLKAENIDICYPPIFQSGGEFDLKPSASSNDENLYYDSTSVIICALGSRYNSYCSNIARTFLIDANSKQSKAYEVLLKAHEAAIGALKSGNKVNSVYQAAVSVVEKEAPELAANLTKTAGTGIGLEFRETGLSLNAKNDRILKPGMVFNVSLGFQNLQTETNNPKTRKYSVLLADTVIVGEKVPDVLTSKSSKAVKDVAYSFNEDDEEEEKMKVKAEDNGNETLFSKTTLRSDNHEMSKEELRRQHQAELARQKNEETARRLAGGGANAADNRGAVKTVGDLIAYKNVNDLPPPRDLMIQVDQKNEAILLPIYGSMVPFHVATVKSVSSQQDSNRTSYIRIIFNVPGTSFTPHDANSLKFQGSIYLKEVSFRSKDSRHIIEVVQQIKTLRRQVNSRESERAERATLVTQERLQLASAKFKPIKLHDLWIRPPFGGRGRKLTGSLEAHTNGFRYSTSRPDERVDVMFGNIKHAFFQPAEREMITLVHFHLHNHIMVGNKKTKDVQFYIEVMDIVQTLGGGKRSAYDPDEIEEEQRERDRKNKINTDFQNFVNRVNDLWGQPQFKAFDLEFDQPMRELGFHGVPHKASAFIVPTSNCLVELIETPFVVITLSEIEIVNLERVGLGQKNFDMTIVFKDFKRDVLRIDSIPSTSLDGIKEWLNTTDLKYYESRLNLNWRPILKTITDDPEKFIEDGGWEFLNMEVSDSESENSEESDQGYVPSDVQSESGSEDEDDDSESLVESEDDDEEDSDEDSEEDEGKTWEELEREASYADREKGDDSDSEEERKRRKMKAFGKGRVPDKRPSSNLPKRSKLR; this is translated from the coding sequence ATGGCTGACAACCGGAATAGAAATGTCAAGCCTGCAAATGGCAAGCCGGCGGCAGCTGCCAACCCATATGCCATCAACCTGGATAACTTCAGCAAGCGGTTGAAAATGTTATATTCACATTGGAATAAACACAATACCGATCTATGGGGTTCTTCCAGTGCTCTCGCCATTGCAACTCCACCAGTTTCAGAGGATCTGAGGTACTTGAAATCCTCTGCACTGAATATTTGGTTGGTAGGCTATGAATTCCCGGAAACCATTATGGTTTTCTTGAAGAAACAGATCCATTTCTTGTGTAGCCAAAAAAAGGCCTCTTTGCTTGATGTTGTGAAGAAGTCTGCCAGAGAAGCTATTGATGTTGAAGTCGTTATTCATGTGAAGGCCAAGGGTGATGATGGAACCGGTCTCATGGATACCATTTTTCGAGCTATTCATTCTCAGGCTAGCTCTGGTGATCATAATGTGCCTATTGTTGGTCACATATCAAGGGAGGCACCTGAGGGGAAGTTTCTAGAGACATGGGATGAAAAGTTAAAGAGTGCAAAATTTGAGCTAAGTGATGTTACAACTGGGTTTTCTGACTTGTTTGCTGTGAAAGATGAAACTGAGCTTACAAATGTGAAAAAAGCTGCATTCTTGACTTCATCTGTTATGAGGCAATTTGTGGTGCCCAAACTTGAGAAGGCAATTGATGAGGAGAGGAAGGTTTCTCACTCAACATTGATGGATGATACAGAGAAGACTATACTGGAACCAGGACGGATTAAGGTGAAATTGAAGGCTGAGAACATTGACATTTGTTACCCTCCAATTTTTCAAAGTGGAGGAGAATTTGATCTAAAACCAAGTGCTTCAAGCAATGATGAGAATCTTTACTATGACTCAACCAGTGTAATTATATGTGCACTTGGGTCTCGATACAACAGTTACTGTTCAAATATTGCTCGAACCTTTCTGATTGATGCCAATTCCAAACAAAGCAAGGCTTATGAGGTCCTCCTTAAAGCTCACGAAGCAGCCATTGGTGCTTTGAAATCTGGGAACAAGGTGAATTCTGTTTATCAGGCAGCAGTCTCAGTGGTAGAGAAGGAGGCTCCTGAATTAGCTGCAAACTTGACTAAAACTGCAGGGACTGGAATAGGCCTTGAGTTTCGTGAGACGGGGCTCAGCCTTAATGCCAAGAATGACCGAATCTTGAAACCAGGGATGGTTTTCAACGTCTCACTTGGTTTCCAGAACTTGCAGACGGAGACGAACAACCCCAAGACTCGAAAATACTCGGTGTTGCTTGCAGATACAGTCATTGTTGGTGAGAAAGTACCAGATGTCTTAACTTCGAAAAGTTCTAAAGCTGTCAAAGATGTGGCATACTCATTTAAtgaagatgatgaagaagaagagaagatgaaGGTTAAAGCCGAGGATAATGGTAATGAGACATTATTCTCCAAGACAACACTCAGGTCAGACAACCACGAAATGTCTAAAGAAGAGCTAAGAAGGCAGCATCAAGCTGAACTTGCTCGCCAGAAGAACGAAGAAACCGCAAGGAGACTTGCTGGTGGGGGTGCTAATGCAGCAGATAATCGCGGTGCAGTGAAAACAGTAGGTGATTTGATTGCATATAAGAATGTTAATGATCTGCCTCCTCCTAGAGATTTGATGATTCAGGTTGACCAGAAGAATGAAGCTATCCTCTTACCAATTTATGGTAGCATGGTCCCTTTCCATGTGGCTACAGTGAAGAGTGTGTCCAGCCAACAGGATAGTAACCGTACTAGTTATATCAGGATAATATTCAATGTACCTGGCACCTCTTTCACTCCGCATGATGCAAACTCTCTCAAGTTTCAAGGATCAATATACTTGAAAGAGGTTTCATTTCGCTCTAAGGACTCCAGGCATATCATTGAAGTCGTGCAGCAAATCAAAACACTCCGCCGGCAAGTTAATTCTAGAGAGTCTGAAAGGGCTGAGAGGGCAACTTTAGTTACCCAGGAGAGGCTGCAACTTGCATCAGCCAAGTTCAAGCCAATTAAGTTGCACGATCTATGGATTCGTCCCCCTTTTGGTGGTCGTGGTAGAAAGCTGACAGGTTCACTGGAAGCTCACACAAACGGATTCAGGTATTCTACTTCAAGGCCTGATGAACGTGTTGATGTGATGTTTGGAAACATCAAGCATGCCTTCTTCCAGCCAGCAGAGCGAGAAATGATCACTCTGGTGCACTTTCATTTACATAATCACATCATGGTTGGTAATAAGAAAACCAAGGATGTGCAGTTTTATATAGAGGTGATGGATATAGTTCAGACATTGGGTGGTGGGAAGAGATCTGCCTATGACCCTGATGAGATTGAGGAAGAGCAACGCGAGCGTGACCGAAAGAATAAAATTAACACGGACTTCCAGAACTTTGTGAATCGGGTTAATGATTTGTGGGGACAGCCTCAATTTAAAGCATTTGACCTTGAATTTGATCAGCCTATGAGAGAGCTTGGCTTCCATGGGGTTCCCCATAAAGCCTCTGCTTTCATTGTGCCAACATCAAACTGCCTGGTTGAGCTAATAGAGACTCCTTTTGTGGTGATCACCCTAAGTGAGATTGAGATAGTTAACCTCGAAAGAGTTGGTCTGGGGCAGAAGAATTTTGATATGACTATTGTATTCAAGGACTTCAAGCGAGATGTCCTTCGGATTGACTCGATTCCCTCTACATCACTAGATGGCATCAAAGAGTGGCTTAATACCACTGATCTCAAGTACTATGAGAGCAGACTAAATTTGAATTGGCGTCCTATACTGAAAACTATCACTGATGATCCAGAAAAGTTCATTGAAGATGGTGGATGGGAATTTTTGAACATGGAAGTCAGTGATTCCGAGTCTGAGAACTCAGAAGAGTCTGACCAAGGGTATGTGCCTTCAGATGTGCAGTCTGAATCAGGATCAGAGGATGAGGATGATGATAGTGAATCGTTGGTTGAATCTGAAGATGATGACGAAGAAGACTCAGATGAAGATTCGGAGGAAGATGAAGGAAAGACTTGGGAAGAGTTGGAGAGGGAAGCGAGCTATGCAGATAGAGAGAAAGGAGATGATTCCGATAGCGAGGaagaaaggaagagaagaaaGATGAAGGCTTTCGGTAAAGGTCGTGTACCTGATAAGAGACCCAGCAGTAACCTTCCGAAGAGGTCCAAATTGAGGTGA
- the LOC107893503 gene encoding FACT complex subunit SPT16 has product MTDHRSTNGQPPNGTAPGSGSIYSINLENFSKRLKALYSHWNEHKAELWSSSDVLAVATPPPSEDLRYLKSSALNIWLLGYEFPETIMVFTKKQIHFLCSQKKASLLEVVKKSAKDAVGVDVVMHVKAKTDDGTALMDAVFRSIRAQYKGSEDAPFFGYIAREAPEGKLLETWAEKLKSASFQLVDVTNGLSDLFAFKDKEEHMNVKKAAYLSYNVMNNVVVPRLETVIDEEKKITHATLMDETEKAIGNPQLAKVKLKPENVDICYPPIFQSGGEFDLRPSAASNEENLYYDSASVILCAVGARYNSYCSNIARTFLIDATPVQSKAYEVLLKAHEAAISMLKPGNRISAAYQAALSVVEKEAPDLVPNLTKSAGTGIGLEFRESGLNLNMKNERVVKAGMVFNVSLGFQNLQCASKNPKNKNFSLLLADTVIVGEQNTEVVTGKSSKAVKDVAYSFNEDEEEEDKHVKVETNGSDHFMSKTVLRSDNHEISKEELRRQHQAELARQKNEETARRLAGGPETGDNRAIAKTAADLIAYKNVNDLPPPRDFMIQIDQKNEAVLLPIYGSMVPFHVATIRTVSSQQDTNRNCFIRIIFNVPGTPFSSHDSNSLKNQGAIYLKEVSFRSKDPRHISEVVQQIKTLRRHVVARESEKAERATLVTQEKLQLAGNRFKPIRLPDLWIRPVFGGRGRKIPGTLETHVNGFRYSTTRADERVDVMYGNIKHAFFQPAEKEMITLLHFHLHNHIMVGNKKTKDVQFYVEVMDVVQTLGGGKRSAYDPDEIEEEQRERDRKNKINMDFQSFVNRVNDLWGQPQFNGLDLEFDQPLRELGFHGVPHKASAFIVPTSSCLVELVETPFLVVTLSEIEIVNLERVGLGQKNFDMTIVFKDFKRDVLRIDSIPSTSLDGIKEWLDTTDLKYYESRLNLNWRQILKTITDDPQSFIENGGWEFLNLEASDSESEDEEESDQGYEPSDMESESESEDDDSDSASLVESEDEEEEDSEEDSEEEKGKTWEELEREASNADREKGNESDSEEDRRRRKMKAFGKSRAPPSSAIPKRSKLR; this is encoded by the coding sequence ATGACTGATCATAGGAGTACAAATGGCCAGCCTCCAAATGGGACAGCTCCTGGGTCAGGAAGTATTTACTCTATTAATCTGGAAAACTTCAGCAAACGTTTGAAGGCTTTGTATTCACACTGGAATGAGCACAAAGCTGAGCTTTGGAGTTCTTCTGATGTCCTTGCAGTAGCGACGCCACCACCTTCTGAAGATTTGCGTTACCTGAAATCTTCAGCTCTAAACATTTGGTTACTAGGTTACGAGTTTCCAGAGACAATAATGGTTTTCACAAAGAAGCAGATACATTTTTTGTGCAGCCAGAAGAAGGCTTCTCTACTTGAAGTTGTAAAGAAATCTGCCAAGGATGCTGTGGGGGTTGATGTTGTAATGCATGTGAAAGCAAAGACTGATGATGGAACTGCATTGATGGATGCTGTATTTCGGTCCATCAGAGCACAATACAAGGGTTCTGAAGATGCTCCTTTTTTTGGTTACATAGCTCGAGAGGCTCCTGAAGGAAAGCTTTTAGAAACATGGGCTGAAAAACTAAAAAGTGCTAGCTTTCAGCTTGTTGATGTAACAAATGGGTTGTCTGATCTTTTTGCTTTTAAGGACAAAGAAGAGCATATGAATGTGAAGAAAGCTGCTTATCTAAGTTACAATGTGATGAACAATGTTGTGGTTCCAAGGCTTGAGACTGTAATCGATGAGGAAAAAAAAATCACTCATGCTACCTTGATGGATGAAACAGAGAAAGCCATAGGCAATCCTCAGCTAGCTAAAGTGAAGCTCAAGCCAGAGAATGTTGATATTTGTTACCCTCCCATATTTCAAAGTGGGGGTGAGTTTGATCTCAGACCTAGTGCTGCGAGTAATGAAGAGAATCTGTACTATGATTCTGCCAGTGTTATCTTGTGTGCAGTTGGAGCTCGCTATAACAGTTATTGCTCAAATATTGCCAGGACATTCTTGATTGATGCCACTCCAGTTCAGAGCAAGGCATATGAGGTTCTTCTTAAGGCCCATGAAGCTGCAATTAGTATGTTGAAACCTGGGAACAGAATCAGTGCAGCATATCAAGCAGCACTTTCAGTTGTTGAAAAGGAAGCTCCTGATTTGGTTCCAAATCTAACAAAATCTGCTGGGACAGGAATTGGTCTTGAGTTTCGTGAGTCGGGGCTTAATCTCAATATGAAGAATGAGCGTGTGGTGAAAGCTGGAATGGTTTTCAATGTGTCACTTGGTTTTCAGAATTTGCAGTGTGCGAGTAAAAATCCAAAGAACAAGAATTTTTCTCTGTTACTTGCTGATACTGTTATTGTTGGCGAGCAAAATACAGAAGTTGTCACTGGAAAGAGTTCCAAGGCTGTTAAGGACGTAGCTTATTCATTCAATGAGgatgaggaagaagaagataAGCATGTGAAGGTTGAAACTAATGGTTCTGACCACTTCATGTCTAAGACAGTGCTCAGGTCGGATAATCATGAGATCTCTAAGGAAGAGTTAAGGAGGCAGCACCAAGCCGAACTTGCTCGTCAGAAGAATGAAGAAACAGCTAGACGGCTTGCAGGTGGACCTGAGACTGGAGACAATAGAGCAATTGCGAAGACAGCAGCTGATTTGATTGCCTATAAGAATGTCAATGACTTGCCCCCTCCAAGAGATTTTATGATTCAGATTGACCAAAAGAATGAAGCTGTGCTCTTGCCAATATACGGCAGCATGGTTCCTTTCCATGTGGCTACTATAAGGACAGTTTCAAGCCAGCAGGATACCAATCGGAATTGCTTTATTCGGATTATATTTAACGTTCCAGGGACTCCTTTTAGTTCCCATGATTCGAACTCGTTAAAGAATCAAGGGGCAATATATTTAAAAGAAGTCTCATTCCGTTCCAAGGATCCAAGGCACATCAGTGAAGTTGTACAGCAGATTAAAACACTTCGTCGGCATGTTGTTGCTAGGGAATCTGAGAAAGCTGAGAGGGCAACCTTGGTTACTCAGGAGAAACTCCAACTTGCAGGAAATAGGTTCAAGCCTATTAGGCTACCTGACCTTTGGATTCGTCCTGTTTTTGGTGGTCGTGGGAGGAAGATTCCAGGAACACTTGAAACTCATGTTAATGGTTTTCGATATTCTACTACTAGAGCTGATGAGCGTGTTGATGTTATGTATGGGAACATAAAGCATGCATTCTTCCAGCCTGCAGAGAAAGAAATGATCACTCTCCTTCACTTTCATCTGCACAATCACATAATGGTGGGAAACAAAAAAACTAAAGATGTGCAATTTTATGTTGAGGTTATGGATGTTGTCCAGACATTGGGAGGGGGAAAGAGGTCTGCTTATGATCCAGATGAAATTGAAGAAGAGCAAAGGGAGAGGGATAGGAAGAATAAGATCAACATGGATTTCCAGAGTTTTGTGAATCGAGTTAATGATCTCTGGGGCCAGCCTCAGTTTAATGGTCTCGATCTTGAGTTTGATCAGCCTCTTAGAGAACTGGGCTTCCATGGTGTCCCTCACAAAGCCTCAGCTTTTATCGTCCCGACTTCTAGCTGTCTGGTCGAGCTGGTAGAAACTCCTTTCCTTGTGGTCACCTTAAGTGAGATCGAGATTGTGAACTTGGAGAGAGTTGGTCTTGGGCAAAAGAATTTTGACATGACCATTGTGTTTAAGGACTTCAAGAGAGATGTGCTCAGGATTGATTCTATTCCTTCAACCTCACTTGATGGCATCAAGGAATGGCTTGATACTACGGACCTCAAGTATTATGAGAGCAGGTTGAATCTGAACTGGCGGCAGATTCTGAAGACAATTACTGATGATCCACAGAGCTTCATTGAAAATGGGGGTTGGGAATTTTTGAACTTGGAGGCTAGTGATTCAGAGTCTGAGGATGAAGAGGAGTCAGATCAGGGTTATGAGCCATCTGATATGGAGTCTGAATCTGAGTCAGAGGATGATGACTCTGATAGTGCATCACTAGTTGAATCTGAGGATGAAGAGGAGGAAGATTCTGAGGAAGACTCggaagaagaaaagggaaaaacatGGGAGGAGTTGGAGAGGGAAGCGAGCAATGCAGACAGGGAGAAAGGGAATGAATCAGATAGTGAGGAGGATAGGAGGCGAAGGAAAATGAAGGCTTTTGGGAAATCTCGAGCGCCTCCTAGTAGTGCTATTCCCAAACGTTCCAAGCTACGATAG